From a region of the Arachis ipaensis cultivar K30076 chromosome B09, Araip1.1, whole genome shotgun sequence genome:
- the LOC110266732 gene encoding tRNA ligase 1-like, whose protein sequence is MSYYHDGRNCEWISGVATAEAKMAGKGAVDAAAAGAEAVVASPKTSGSPSLSKLCSGNLLEKFTVDNSTYSQVQIRATFYPKFENEKSDQEIRIRMIEMVAKGLSTLEVSLKHSGSLFMYAGHEGGAYAKNSFGNMYVCDILYTAVGVFVLGRMFREAWGAAASKKQAEFNVFGFFG, encoded by the exons ATGTCATATTATCATGATGGAAGGAACTGCGAGTGGATCAGTGGAGTCGCAACTGCGGAAGCTAAAATGGCTGGTAAAGGTGCAGTTGATGCTGCTGCTGCAGGGGCCGAAGCTGTTGTAGCTTCGCCCAAAACGAGTGGTAGTCCCAGTTTGAGCAAGTTGTGTAGTGGTAATTTGTTGGAGAAATTTACTGTGGACAACTCCACATACTCGCAGGTGCAAATCAGAGCTACTTTCTACCCAAAATTCGAGAATGAGAAGTCAGATCAAGAG ATAAGGATAAGAATGATTGAGATGGTAGCTAAAGGTTTGTCTACGTTAGAG GTTTCTCTCAAACACTCTGGTTCTCTTTTTATGTATGCGGGTCATGAAGGTGGAGCTTATGCAAAAAATAGTTTTGGAAATATGTATGTTTGTGACATATTAT ATACTGCTGTTGGTGTATTTGTACTTGGGCGGATGTTTCGCGAGGCTTGGGGAGCTGCGGCTTCTAAAAAACAAGCTGAATttaatgtttttgggttttttgggTAG